A genomic segment from Thermogemmatispora onikobensis encodes:
- the pheT gene encoding phenylalanine--tRNA ligase subunit beta, with translation MRVPLSWLKEYVEITQSPEELAHTLTMAGLEVETLDYIGADWGDRVITAQITHLEKVPGSDHLSYTRIDTGSGEIGVICGAPNIKEGDKVPLALPGARLGDLTIGVARKMGYVSEGMLCSPRELGLGSDHSGIFILDPETPLGVRLADLLSDVVLEFAIKAHRGDLSSIIGIAREVAALTRKPLHLPEPRFSEQGQPAAELVEVTVEDTELCPRYSARVISGVNIGPSPGWMARRLLMAGMRPINLIVDITNYVMLEVGQPLHAFDYDLVRERHIIVRRARDGEEITTLDGVQRRLRGDMLLITDPQGPTAIAGVMGSAISEVNEGTTRILLESANFKPASIRRTAVALGLRTESSSRFEKGLDPELTIFGANRAVQLMVELAGGQVHPGIVDVYPRPVEPRTILFSPSEVDWLTGLKVTSRQVHDALSALEFKVEEVSAAADAAGGEQLLRVTVPTFRGDIGEGADLVEEVLRMIGYDQLPAIVPEGPLPEPQGDHWFEREYEVREILIGLGLHEILTYAMTSRQRMLNLLAEVNARTAQVLLQKPADDGRTGWIIAGPEASASSGNGAPADSKEPFEARALPAVTITNPLSNELECMRLTLLSGLMETLQENSKRNRAGLRLFEIGRRYLPRGAGELPEERHCVGIALSGPAAISWVPELARPADFYDLKGLVETLLERLHIKRYRFSAAQHPTFHPGRCALLEVERPGTDGGERFTPVGFLGEVHPLVQQRYDLPHRTYLGELDLETLYAAVPERLNYASISRHQELTRDLAVVVDQQVPARAVQEAIERHGGELLRTVALIDVYTGAPIPPGKKSLTYTLLYQAQDRTLTDAEANALQERIVAALHEEFGAALRS, from the coding sequence ATGAGAGTGCCACTGAGCTGGTTAAAAGAGTACGTTGAGATTACCCAGTCGCCGGAAGAGCTGGCCCACACCTTGACAATGGCGGGGCTTGAGGTAGAGACGCTGGACTACATTGGGGCTGACTGGGGGGACCGCGTTATCACTGCACAAATTACGCATCTGGAGAAGGTGCCTGGCTCTGATCACCTGAGCTACACGCGCATCGACACCGGGAGCGGAGAGATCGGTGTCATCTGCGGCGCTCCCAACATCAAAGAAGGGGACAAGGTGCCGCTGGCCCTGCCGGGGGCGCGCCTCGGCGACCTTACCATTGGGGTAGCGCGCAAGATGGGCTATGTCTCAGAGGGCATGCTGTGCTCGCCGCGCGAGCTGGGTCTGGGCAGCGACCACTCGGGGATCTTCATTCTCGACCCGGAGACGCCCCTGGGGGTCAGGCTTGCTGACCTGCTCTCCGATGTAGTGCTGGAATTTGCCATCAAAGCCCATCGGGGCGACCTCTCTTCGATCATCGGCATTGCGCGTGAAGTAGCGGCCCTGACCCGCAAGCCTCTGCACCTGCCGGAGCCGCGCTTCAGCGAGCAGGGGCAGCCTGCGGCGGAGCTGGTCGAAGTGACGGTCGAGGATACGGAGCTGTGCCCACGCTATAGTGCGCGGGTCATCAGTGGCGTCAACATTGGTCCCTCACCCGGCTGGATGGCGCGGCGGCTGCTGATGGCGGGCATGCGTCCGATCAATCTCATTGTTGACATCACCAACTATGTCATGCTGGAGGTAGGCCAGCCGCTGCATGCCTTCGACTACGACCTGGTGCGCGAGCGGCATATTATTGTCCGCCGGGCCCGTGATGGCGAAGAGATCACCACGCTCGACGGCGTCCAGCGGCGCCTGAGAGGCGATATGCTGCTCATCACCGATCCCCAGGGGCCGACGGCCATTGCTGGCGTCATGGGTTCGGCCATCAGCGAAGTGAACGAAGGGACCACCCGCATTCTTCTGGAATCGGCGAACTTCAAGCCGGCCAGCATCCGACGGACGGCAGTGGCGCTGGGCCTGCGCACGGAGTCCTCCAGCCGCTTTGAGAAGGGTCTTGATCCAGAGCTGACCATCTTCGGGGCCAACCGCGCGGTTCAGCTCATGGTCGAGCTGGCGGGGGGCCAGGTGCATCCGGGCATCGTTGATGTCTATCCCCGGCCTGTGGAGCCGCGCACTATTCTCTTCTCGCCTTCCGAGGTCGACTGGCTGACGGGCCTCAAGGTCACCTCGCGCCAGGTCCATGACGCCCTCAGCGCTCTCGAGTTCAAAGTCGAAGAGGTCTCTGCCGCTGCTGACGCTGCTGGTGGTGAGCAGCTCCTGCGCGTCACCGTGCCGACCTTCCGCGGTGACATCGGGGAAGGGGCCGATCTGGTCGAGGAGGTCCTGCGCATGATCGGCTACGATCAGTTGCCGGCCATCGTGCCCGAGGGGCCGCTGCCGGAGCCACAAGGCGACCACTGGTTTGAGCGCGAATACGAGGTCCGTGAGATCCTCATCGGCCTTGGACTCCATGAGATCCTGACCTATGCGATGACCAGCCGCCAGCGCATGCTCAACCTGCTCGCCGAGGTCAACGCCCGCACAGCCCAGGTCTTGCTGCAGAAGCCGGCGGATGACGGTCGGACTGGCTGGATTATTGCCGGCCCGGAAGCGAGTGCCAGCTCTGGCAACGGTGCCCCGGCAGACAGCAAAGAGCCTTTCGAGGCCCGTGCGCTGCCAGCGGTGACCATTACCAACCCGCTCAGCAATGAGCTGGAATGCATGCGTCTGACACTGCTGAGCGGGCTGATGGAGACTCTGCAGGAGAACAGCAAGCGCAATCGGGCGGGCTTGCGCCTCTTCGAGATTGGGCGGCGTTATCTGCCCCGGGGAGCGGGCGAGTTGCCCGAAGAGCGGCACTGTGTGGGCATTGCTCTCTCTGGGCCAGCGGCCATTTCCTGGGTACCGGAGCTGGCGCGCCCGGCAGACTTCTACGATCTGAAGGGCCTGGTTGAAACGCTGCTGGAGCGTCTGCACATCAAGCGCTATCGTTTCTCTGCTGCCCAGCATCCGACCTTTCACCCCGGACGCTGCGCCCTGCTGGAGGTGGAGCGACCAGGCACGGATGGCGGCGAGCGTTTCACCCCGGTTGGTTTCCTGGGCGAGGTGCATCCGCTGGTGCAGCAGCGCTACGATCTCCCTCACCGCACCTATCTGGGCGAGCTGGACCTGGAGACCCTCTATGCCGCGGTCCCTGAACGCCTCAACTATGCCTCCATTTCGCGTCACCAGGAGCTGACACGCGACCTGGCGGTGGTAGTTGATCAGCAGGTACCGGCCCGCGCAGTGCAGGAAGCCATCGAACGCCACGGCGGCGAGCTGCTGCGTACGGTGGCGCTCATTGATGTCTATACGGGGGCGCCGATCCCTCCGGGCAAGAAGAGTCTCACCTATACCTTGCTCTATCAGGCTCAGGATCGTACCCTCACCGATGCCGAGGCCAATGCCCTCCAAGAGCGCATTGTGGCCGCCCTGCACGAAGAGTTTGGGGCTGCCCTGCGGAGCTAG
- a CDS encoding BACON domain-containing protein — protein MCEECRARLLQAGQPSDRGEGRERSATSVTSAARRDAAANGEEADTEPPHRERRTDPEAQVPTQQGPVTPPPEVPPDFLLSQLRQPASNGEVGSDPALEMSEAAEFISESDPGALRLPRPSRLTPLVEPDLSSLDIQRQNTPLVAPPSGHGQISSAAGGGSAARNEPDALDDLQQRLPDLWPWIQDADEDEGDAIWLQRTDPLLSRRLPTSAEAAALEAEDIRRAQASAFATSPLPVRPGSRPQGQLLSWLALYPRRLRLLFLALLMVALVALLGDSLLVLLVLTHHQPSATTAAGPPRLTLTPNVVEVGQRVKLALESFSPSTQVLLSHDLQEPVPVGRNGSSLVQVSAAGNLVLTVQIDPSWGPGLHLVEAEDVTTRYTASATLQVAGQGLTRPPQLVIDSAGPLLMGEDYQGANTIMPLTLRNAGGGIINWQGSSNQPWLLLTPSQGLFSGSQTIWVAVQRAHLKPGEYRGLLTFTSDVGGQQSVQVKMVVRALPANPGPVLQVTPAALSFIATDGGATPAPQTLTISNPGNKPLAWQLSSSTSLTAPDQTPYAHALGPLADWLSINQRSGTVVPGATQSVTVAVQSRSLLPGVYTALLNFASSQSILDTPQSVVVSLTVLPRCGIMVNASSLSFMTVAGRSNPPNQAITLSERAGCLDDLSWQASSDASWVSVTPSSGELHGSGSSVIAIGVNALGLRPGRYTSLITFTAGHGSQTLPVLLVVQPAPSPQQPVMGITPLSLNFSAIQGQSTPPQTVVITNTGGSTLYWQVQATALTGDWLTMSPTSGSLAPGGSSQILVEVKTSGLTAGTYSGQILLLGRGSDGAGAAGTPQTLQITLQVLPPCTLGQPSMHSVAFSTIAGGGNPGPQTVTLEVSGTCSWPLSWNTSLTTSASWLSLSDSSTSLVNGQTASISLAVSSVGLAVGSYSTQVIVKVLDSTGTPIAGSPQRFNVTLTVLPPCVFQVGTSSLFFSAVQGQGPPPAQAITFSSSGTCRYPIAVSASPGSGNTWLTVNSGSDNGSGGSLQVAINPAGLTPGVYNGQITITASSSGGIQNNVQVVPVRLTVTGYTITGNVQACADSSCSSAVPLAGASVTLYAGTTQLASTTCDSMGNYRFDNVPLGSYTLAASGSDSQGKQYSGSAAVNVSDNQTVIINALPSS, from the coding sequence TTGTGTGAAGAATGCCGGGCGCGCCTGCTACAGGCGGGGCAGCCCTCGGACCGGGGCGAAGGGCGTGAGCGGAGCGCTACGTCGGTGACTTCTGCCGCCAGGCGGGATGCGGCTGCCAATGGAGAAGAGGCGGATACAGAGCCTCCGCATCGGGAACGCCGAACTGATCCCGAGGCGCAAGTACCCACTCAGCAAGGGCCTGTGACCCCACCGCCGGAGGTTCCGCCCGATTTCTTGCTCTCCCAGCTAAGGCAGCCAGCCAGCAATGGGGAGGTTGGGAGCGATCCGGCTCTGGAGATGAGCGAGGCGGCAGAGTTTATCAGCGAGAGTGACCCTGGTGCGCTGAGACTGCCTCGTCCTTCGCGTCTGACCCCACTGGTTGAGCCTGATCTCTCTTCCCTGGATATCCAGCGTCAGAATACCCCGCTGGTAGCGCCTCCGTCGGGCCACGGTCAGATCTCGTCTGCTGCTGGAGGGGGTTCGGCGGCCCGCAATGAGCCTGATGCCTTGGATGATCTGCAGCAGCGTCTGCCCGATCTCTGGCCCTGGATTCAGGATGCCGATGAGGATGAGGGAGATGCTATCTGGCTGCAGCGCACTGATCCTCTCCTCTCTCGCCGCCTTCCCACCAGCGCCGAGGCTGCTGCCCTCGAGGCCGAAGATATCAGACGAGCGCAAGCGTCGGCCTTTGCGACCAGCCCTTTGCCTGTCCGGCCTGGGAGCCGGCCACAAGGTCAACTGCTCTCCTGGCTGGCGCTCTATCCCAGGCGTCTGCGGCTGCTCTTTCTCGCCTTGTTGATGGTGGCCCTGGTAGCGTTACTGGGCGACAGCCTCCTGGTGCTTCTGGTGCTCACACATCATCAGCCGTCAGCCACCACGGCTGCTGGCCCTCCGCGCCTGACACTGACGCCGAACGTAGTCGAGGTTGGTCAGCGTGTCAAGCTAGCCCTGGAGAGCTTCTCTCCTTCGACCCAGGTGCTGCTCAGCCATGATCTACAGGAGCCGGTGCCAGTAGGTCGCAATGGCTCCTCGCTCGTGCAGGTCAGCGCTGCCGGCAACCTGGTGCTCACCGTCCAGATTGACCCCAGCTGGGGCCCGGGCCTGCATTTGGTCGAAGCTGAAGACGTGACGACGCGCTATACAGCCAGCGCCACGCTCCAGGTGGCGGGCCAGGGTCTGACACGCCCCCCTCAGCTGGTCATCGATAGCGCCGGCCCCCTGCTCATGGGTGAGGATTACCAGGGGGCCAATACTATCATGCCCTTGACGCTGCGGAATGCGGGCGGCGGCATCATCAATTGGCAGGGCAGTAGCAATCAGCCCTGGTTGCTTCTCACGCCCTCGCAGGGCCTCTTTAGCGGTAGCCAGACGATCTGGGTGGCCGTCCAGCGAGCCCATCTGAAACCGGGCGAGTATCGTGGCCTTTTGACCTTTACCTCCGATGTAGGGGGCCAGCAAAGCGTCCAGGTCAAGATGGTTGTGCGCGCGCTGCCGGCGAATCCCGGGCCTGTTTTGCAGGTAACGCCGGCGGCCCTCTCCTTTATCGCCACCGATGGAGGGGCAACGCCAGCGCCCCAGACCCTGACGATCAGTAACCCTGGCAACAAGCCCCTGGCCTGGCAGCTTAGTAGCAGTACCTCGCTGACGGCACCGGACCAGACGCCCTATGCTCATGCTCTGGGACCCCTGGCCGACTGGCTCTCGATCAACCAGCGCAGCGGCACGGTCGTCCCCGGAGCGACCCAGAGCGTGACGGTGGCTGTCCAGAGTCGCAGCCTGTTGCCGGGCGTCTATACCGCGCTGCTGAACTTTGCATCGTCGCAGAGCATCCTCGACACCCCGCAGAGCGTGGTTGTCTCACTGACTGTGCTCCCGCGTTGTGGGATCATGGTCAACGCCTCCAGCCTGAGCTTTATGACAGTGGCTGGACGCAGTAATCCGCCAAACCAGGCCATCACCCTCAGCGAGCGCGCCGGCTGTCTGGACGATCTGAGCTGGCAGGCCAGTAGCGATGCCTCATGGGTCAGCGTGACGCCGAGCAGCGGCGAGCTACATGGATCGGGCAGCAGCGTCATCGCCATTGGGGTCAACGCTCTAGGTCTGCGCCCCGGTCGCTACACCAGCCTGATCACCTTTACTGCCGGGCACGGATCGCAGACCCTGCCCGTGCTCCTGGTCGTGCAGCCGGCGCCTTCGCCTCAGCAGCCGGTGATGGGCATCACGCCGCTCAGCCTCAACTTCAGCGCCATCCAGGGGCAGAGCACGCCACCGCAGACGGTCGTGATCACCAATACCGGAGGCAGTACCCTCTACTGGCAGGTGCAGGCCACAGCTCTCACTGGTGACTGGCTCACGATGAGCCCGACAAGCGGCAGCCTTGCCCCCGGCGGCAGTAGCCAGATCCTGGTGGAGGTCAAAACCAGCGGCCTGACGGCAGGCACCTACAGCGGCCAGATTCTCCTCTTGGGGCGGGGGAGCGATGGCGCAGGGGCTGCTGGTACGCCGCAGACGCTGCAGATTACCCTCCAGGTCCTGCCACCTTGTACCCTGGGCCAGCCGTCGATGCACTCCGTGGCTTTCAGCACCATCGCTGGTGGAGGCAATCCGGGCCCCCAGACGGTGACTCTGGAGGTCTCGGGAACCTGCAGTTGGCCCCTGAGCTGGAACACCAGTCTGACTACGTCCGCTTCCTGGCTCAGCCTGAGCGACTCCAGCACCAGCCTGGTCAACGGCCAGACGGCCAGTATCAGTCTGGCTGTCAGCAGCGTGGGTCTGGCTGTCGGCAGCTATAGCACCCAGGTCATCGTCAAGGTGCTTGACAGCACTGGGACCCCTATTGCGGGCAGCCCGCAGCGCTTCAATGTCACGCTGACCGTGCTGCCCCCCTGCGTCTTCCAGGTGGGCACCTCCAGTCTCTTCTTCAGTGCCGTGCAGGGTCAGGGACCGCCACCCGCTCAAGCCATTACCTTCAGCAGTAGCGGCACCTGTCGCTATCCCATCGCAGTCTCCGCCTCGCCAGGCTCGGGTAACACCTGGCTGACCGTCAACAGCGGCAGCGATAACGGCAGCGGTGGCAGCCTGCAGGTCGCGATCAATCCGGCAGGTCTGACTCCTGGGGTCTACAATGGCCAGATTACTATCACAGCCAGCAGCAGCGGCGGTATTCAGAATAACGTGCAGGTCGTGCCCGTGCGACTTACCGTTACCGGCTACACCATCACTGGCAACGTCCAGGCTTGCGCCGATAGCAGCTGTAGCAGCGCCGTGCCGCTGGCGGGGGCCAGTGTCACGCTCTATGCTGGCACAACACAGCTCGCCAGCACGACCTGCGATAGCATGGGCAACTACCGCTTTGACAACGTGCCGCTGGGCAGCTATACCCTGGCGGCCAGCGGCAGCGATAGCCAGGGTAAACAGTACAGCGGCTCAGCGGCAGTGAACGTTTCTGACAATCAGACCGTTATTATCAACGCCTTACCAAGCAGCTGA
- the dtd gene encoding D-aminoacyl-tRNA deacylase encodes MRALLQRVSYARVRVANEVVAEIGPGLLVLLGVAQGDGEAEAKILAEKIVHLRIFEDEAGKMNRSLLDHGGEMLVVSQFTLYADARKGRRPSFTEAAPPAQAEPLIRSFEDLVRSYGLRVGSGIFGAHMLVELVNDGPVTIWLDSADLPRR; translated from the coding sequence ATGAGAGCATTGCTGCAACGTGTCAGCTACGCCCGGGTCCGGGTAGCAAATGAAGTGGTAGCGGAAATTGGGCCTGGCCTGCTGGTCTTGCTGGGAGTGGCCCAGGGCGATGGCGAGGCCGAAGCTAAGATCCTGGCCGAGAAAATTGTTCACTTGCGAATCTTCGAGGATGAGGCCGGCAAGATGAACCGCTCGTTGCTGGACCACGGCGGGGAGATGCTGGTTGTCTCCCAGTTTACACTCTACGCGGACGCCCGCAAAGGACGGCGCCCGAGCTTTACAGAGGCGGCCCCACCGGCCCAGGCCGAGCCGCTGATCCGCTCCTTTGAGGACCTGGTTCGCAGCTATGGCCTGCGCGTTGGCAGCGGGATCTTTGGCGCCCACATGCTGGTCGAGCTGGTTAACGATGGCCCCGTTACGATCTGGCTGGACAGCGCCGATCTGCCACGCCGCTAG
- a CDS encoding family 16 glycoside hydrolase — protein sequence MLVLVTGSLLALALVGSALILFLSLSHQPATNHSQVAASPSPSPSPDVLVQARPAAAPLFSDNFADNSKGWDTTGGPGFSKTIANHALTMTDRNHRILVAPLPIRQTFSDFQITVDMTLESGDGNDSMGIYMRGDDQLANDYRVDIFGDATYAISKEVTGLDGNTQVRILSGIASHRAIKPLGQQNEVTVIIKGNQIVLGVNGHLIASVTDSSYSNGMIALFVSNGTSSPAATAAITSVAVYPAPSQLP from the coding sequence ATGCTCGTGCTGGTGACCGGTAGCCTGCTCGCGCTGGCGCTCGTCGGTAGCGCGCTGATTCTCTTCCTCAGCCTATCCCACCAGCCTGCCACCAACCATAGCCAGGTGGCTGCCAGCCCCAGCCCCAGCCCTTCGCCCGACGTGCTGGTTCAGGCCCGGCCCGCCGCGGCACCGCTCTTCAGCGATAATTTTGCCGACAATAGCAAGGGCTGGGATACCACCGGCGGCCCCGGCTTCAGCAAGACGATCGCTAACCATGCGCTGACAATGACCGATCGCAATCACCGTATTCTGGTGGCTCCCCTACCCATACGACAAACGTTCAGCGATTTCCAGATTACGGTAGATATGACCCTGGAAAGCGGCGATGGCAACGACAGTATGGGCATTTACATGCGAGGCGACGATCAGCTGGCTAACGATTACCGCGTCGATATCTTCGGCGACGCCACGTATGCAATTTCCAAGGAGGTAACGGGCCTTGACGGCAATACCCAGGTGCGCATTCTGTCGGGGATCGCTTCGCATAGGGCCATTAAGCCATTGGGGCAACAGAACGAGGTGACGGTCATCATCAAGGGCAATCAGATTGTCCTGGGGGTGAACGGCCACTTGATCGCAAGCGTGACCGATAGCTCCTATTCCAACGGGATGATCGCGCTCTTTGTGAGCAACGGCACCTCGTCACCCGCAGCCACGGCAGCCATCACCAGCGTGGCGGTCTATCCTGCCCCCTCCCAGTTGCCTTAA
- the acpS gene encoding holo-ACP synthase, which yields MSIADDEAGSGFSSASFDSPGSGEEAPPLLFMPLVSRPDRSPPAWLFGPGGLGALPAPFLPTQGVNVAVGIDIIEVARVAQVYARHGERFLRRVFTEAEVLQCRGRRALSGALPLPEPKPARLAGRFAAKEAISKALGTGLRGVAWHEMEILQLRSGRPSVRLYGRARRRAEELGLSALDVSIADLQGLAIAVAVAVQTSGQGGGSHQHR from the coding sequence ATGAGTATCGCTGACGATGAGGCCGGGAGCGGTTTCTCTTCCGCTTCTTTTGACTCGCCTGGGAGTGGGGAGGAGGCTCCGCCGCTGCTGTTCATGCCCCTGGTGAGTCGACCAGATAGGTCGCCGCCCGCCTGGCTCTTTGGTCCTGGGGGGCTGGGCGCTCTCCCGGCTCCCTTCCTGCCAACTCAAGGGGTCAATGTGGCTGTGGGCATCGATATCATTGAGGTGGCGCGCGTGGCCCAGGTCTACGCCAGGCACGGCGAACGCTTCCTACGGCGTGTCTTTACAGAGGCAGAGGTGTTGCAGTGCCGTGGTCGGCGCGCGCTCAGTGGCGCCTTGCCCCTGCCGGAGCCGAAACCTGCCCGCCTGGCTGGTCGCTTTGCCGCCAAGGAGGCCATTAGTAAGGCCCTGGGCACGGGTCTGCGCGGCGTGGCCTGGCACGAGATGGAAATTCTCCAGCTGCGCAGTGGCCGCCCTTCGGTGCGCCTCTACGGTCGCGCGCGCCGGCGAGCTGAGGAGCTGGGTCTGAGCGCTCTCGACGTCAGTATCGCCGATCTGCAGGGCCTGGCAATCGCTGTGGCCGTCGCCGTCCAAACGAGCGGTCAGGGCGGCGGTTCTCACCAGCACCGCTGA